A single region of the Candidatus Micrarchaeia archaeon genome encodes:
- a CDS encoding CBS domain-containing protein, with protein sequence MLPELSEIKKMRMRSGITQKQLARLAGISQSTVAKIESGFIDPGYNTVKGIFEALEGLEHASELKARDVMSPHVVFAQPEERLKEVLGAMGKKNIDQMPVLEGSSLIGSVSEDSIVRFLSSYSGHKPVVELKVREVMGESFPTVPESAAYKTLLELLGHNHAVLIIKSGKAVGIVTKADLLRARK encoded by the coding sequence ATGCTTCCTGAACTTTCAGAGATAAAGAAGATGCGCATGCGCTCCGGCATAACCCAGAAGCAGCTCGCGCGTTTGGCCGGGATTTCGCAGAGCACGGTAGCGAAGATAGAATCCGGCTTCATAGACCCGGGCTACAACACCGTGAAAGGCATATTCGAAGCCCTTGAAGGGCTGGAGCACGCGTCTGAGCTGAAGGCAAGGGACGTGATGAGCCCGCACGTGGTTTTCGCGCAGCCCGAAGAGCGCCTGAAGGAGGTGCTCGGCGCGATGGGCAAAAAGAACATAGACCAGATGCCTGTGCTTGAAGGCAGTTCGCTAATAGGAAGCGTGAGCGAGGATTCCATAGTGCGCTTCCTATCCTCCTACTCAGGTCACAAGCCGGTAGTTGAGCTGAAGGTGCGCGAAGTGATGGGCGAATCCTTTCCCACGGTTCCGGAAAGCGCGGCCTACAAAACCCTGCTCGAACTCCTGGGGCACAATCATGCGGTGCTAATAATAAAAAGCGGAAAAGCGGTCGGAATAGTTACGAAAGCGGATTTGCTAAGGGCTAGGAAGTGA